From a region of the Euwallacea similis isolate ESF13 chromosome 3, ESF131.1, whole genome shotgun sequence genome:
- the Rab23 gene encoding ras-related protein Rab-23 isoform X3 → MREEELEVALKVVIVGNGGVGKSSMIQRYCKGTFTKDYKKTIGVDFLERQIEVDSEDVRLMLWDTAGQEEFDAITKAYYRGAQACVLAFSTTDRDSFEAAHSWKLKVENECGEIPTVIVQNKIDLLDQSVVNPEEAELLARALGCRLVRTSVKEDVNVSAVFRHLAQRCLAELRDPREDDCTLPGDYFSIRQPAMHHNALTISAFSPSHTSKNHNGTIVLKPHKHKKKKNVIKNACRIL, encoded by the exons ATGCGGGAGGAGGAGCTAGAGGTCGCCCTTAAG GTGGTGATCGTGGGCAATGGCGGAGTAGGCAAGTCTAGCATGATTCAGCGATACTGCAAGGGAACCTTCACCAAAGACTATAAAAAGACAATTGGAGTGGACTTTTTAGAAAGGCAAATTGA agtagaCAGTGAAGATGTCCGACTTATGTTATGGGACACCGCAGGACAAGAGGAATTTGATGCCATTACCAAAGCGTATTACAGAGGAGCTCAAGCCTGTGTTTTAGCTTTTTCTACCACTGACAGGGATTCGTTTGAAGCCGCTCATTCTTGGAAGCTCAAA GTTGAAAACGAATGTGGCGAAATCCCTACCGTCatagttcaaaataaaattgatctCCTAGATCAAAGTGTGGTGAATCC tGAAGAAGCTGAACTCTTGGCCCGAGCCCTCGGCTGTCGCTTAGTTCGCACTTCCGTCAAAGAAGACGTGAACGTCTCAGCTGTGTTCCGCCACCTTGCTCAACGTTGTCTTGCTGAACTCAGGGATCCTCGGGAAGACGACTGCACCCTACCCGGAGACTACTTCTCTATCCGCCAGCCCGCGATGCACCACAACGCCCTCACAATAA GTGCCTTTAGCCCTAGTCATACTTCCAAAAACCACAACGGAACCATCGTCTTAAAACCccataaacacaaaaaaaagaaaaatgttattaagaACGCATGTAGAATTCTGTAG
- the LOC136419681 gene encoding NEDD8-like → MIIKVVTLTGDERMIDVEPSDKILVLKEKLEEKEGIPPQQQRLVFQGKQLKDDKTISSYKLKAGTVLHLVVALRGGEDNNFTFLD, encoded by the exons ATGATAATAAAAGTCGTTACTTTAACTGGAGATGAACGAATGATCGATGTGGAGCCATCGGACAAGATTCTGG TCTTAAAAGAGAAGCTTGAAGAAAAGGAAGGCATTCCTCCTCAACAACAGAGGTTGGTTTTTCAAGGGAAACAGTTAAAAGACGACAAGACAATAAGCAGCTACAAACTCAAAGCTGGAACAGTTCTACACTTGGTTGTTGCCTTGAGAGGTGGAGAAGATAATAATTTCACTTTCTTGGATTAA